The bacterium genome includes a region encoding these proteins:
- a CDS encoding glycosyltransferase family 2 protein, producing the protein MKDLKGKVTVIMPAYNEERHILHNIEETIRVFDQFTCNYEIIVVDDGSLDNTYKEAVKAQNGHANVIVKRNIINRGKGRAIKRGFRFAQGDYIVFLDADLDLHPEQIKGLFDIMKREDSDIVIGSKRHSASVLNYPKRRKIISYVYNLLVRILFASQIRDTQTGLKVFKRKVLDSLFHVILVKRFAFDVELLMVAHHIGYKISDAPIEINFGREQRIGRIRVIDILSTYWDTLAVFYRMYLRRYYIKRLSGKRKI; encoded by the coding sequence ATGAAGGATTTAAAAGGGAAAGTCACTGTTATTATGCCAGCATATAATGAAGAAAGGCATATTCTTCATAATATAGAGGAGACTATTAGGGTCTTTGATCAATTCACTTGCAATTATGAAATCATAGTGGTTGATGATGGGAGTTTGGATAATACTTATAAAGAGGCAGTAAAAGCCCAAAATGGGCATGCAAATGTTATTGTTAAAAGAAACATAATAAACAGAGGTAAAGGCCGTGCAATAAAACGCGGCTTTAGATTTGCGCAGGGAGACTACATTGTATTTCTAGATGCGGATCTTGACCTACATCCTGAGCAGATAAAGGGGCTTTTTGATATTATGAAAAGAGAGGACTCAGATATTGTAATAGGTTCAAAAAGACATTCGGCATCTGTTCTTAATTATCCCAAAAGAAGGAAAATAATAAGCTATGTTTATAATTTGCTTGTCAGGATACTGTTTGCCTCTCAGATTAGGGACACTCAGACAGGCTTGAAAGTATTTAAGAGAAAGGTATTAGATTCCCTTTTTCACGTAATACTTGTTAAGCGGTTTGCCTTTGATGTAGAGCTTCTAATGGTTGCGCATCACATTGGGTACAAGATATCAGATGCACCTATTGAGATCAACTTTGGCAGAGAGCAAAGAATAGGAAGGATAAGGGTTATAGATATTTTAAGTACGTACTGGGACACATTAGCAGTATTTTATAGGATGTATCTGAGGCGTTACTATATTAAAAGGCTTTCGGGAAAGCGCAAGATATGA
- a CDS encoding NTP transferase domain-containing protein, with amino-acid sequence MQVVILCGGRGTRMGHHTRFLPKPLIKIGQRPILWHIMKIYSFYGFNRFVLCLGYKKQKIEEYFSHTRGWNITFVDTGLSTNTGGRIKRIEKYIEEDNFLATYGDGVADVNINRLIQFHNKNKKIATLTAVKPRSQFGIMDIEPDNTVKDFHEKPVLTHWVNGGFFVFNRRIFEYLEKDDILERKPFYQLSKDKELAAYKHHGFWECMDTYKDNLELNQAWKSAAAPWAVWS; translated from the coding sequence ATGCAGGTTGTAATTTTGTGCGGGGGCAGAGGCACAAGAATGGGGCATCATACAAGATTTCTTCCAAAGCCCTTAATAAAGATAGGGCAAAGGCCGATTCTATGGCATATAATGAAGATTTATTCTTTTTATGGATTTAATCGCTTTGTTTTATGCCTTGGGTATAAAAAACAGAAGATAGAGGAGTATTTTTCTCATACAAGAGGCTGGAATATCACATTTGTAGACACCGGGCTGAGCACTAATACAGGAGGAAGGATTAAGAGAATAGAGAAATATATCGAGGAGGATAATTTTCTTGCAACATACGGTGACGGTGTAGCAGATGTCAATATAAATAGACTGATTCAGTTCCATAATAAAAACAAAAAAATAGCAACTCTTACGGCAGTAAAACCACGTTCACAGTTTGGTATTATGGATATAGAACCTGATAATACGGTTAAGGATTTCCATGAAAAACCTGTTCTTACTCACTGGGTAAATGGAGGTTTTTTTGTGTTTAACAGGCGTATATTTGAATATTTGGAAAAAGATGATATTCTCGAAAGAAAGCCTTTCTATCAATTATCCAAAGACAAAGAATTAGCTGCTTATAAGCATCATGGTTTTTGGGAGTGTATGGATACATATAAGGATAATCTTGAACTTAATCAGGCATGGAAATCCGCTGCTGCCCCCTGGGCTGTATGGAGCTAA
- the murJ gene encoding murein biosynthesis integral membrane protein MurJ: MELTSLTRSAGKVGLATIISRVFGYIRDILLASLFGTSMFADVFFVAFRIPNTLRRLLGENAFNASFIPVMGDYLKKKGEKEAWNMAVSIGMIFFCILLFITAIGIVFSPLIMKIAAHGFIQTPGKIELATKLLRIMFPYILFIGIAILVTSILNSFRIFFIPALAPSILNICMITALIFFCRRMKEPVVGLAIAVLIGGIGQLGIQLSSLIKRGRGFFRELKPRFNHPAAKTIGTLLIPVILGSGVYHINILVDTFLASFSHIVGEGAVSALYYANRLIQFPQAVFAIALGTVILPAMSSFASENNIDKLKETFTFSIKMIISITIPLSVLFIVLRFQIIQLLFGWGKFQFYSIKATSFGLLCYSFGLVAYSANQIITRAFYSVKDTKTPLKIACLSMIMNVILNLVLMWPLKLGGLALATSISATANMVILFILFDKKIAKINWHGIRDTLSRLLPGSAVMAITCWLTLRCVISIEGNLLTVRLIQFFIPAFAGTISFLIISYLSKLKELRHVWGVIKNLGKR; this comes from the coding sequence ATGGAGCTAACTTCTCTCACAAGATCTGCAGGCAAGGTTGGACTTGCAACAATTATCAGCAGAGTTTTTGGCTATATTAGAGATATCTTATTAGCCTCGCTTTTTGGCACATCAATGTTTGCAGATGTCTTTTTTGTTGCTTTCAGAATTCCAAATACACTGAGACGTCTCCTTGGAGAAAATGCATTTAATGCCTCTTTTATTCCTGTGATGGGAGATTATCTTAAGAAAAAAGGTGAAAAAGAAGCATGGAATATGGCTGTATCTATAGGAATGATATTCTTTTGTATATTACTTTTTATTACCGCTATTGGCATTGTCTTTTCACCTCTTATCATGAAGATAGCGGCTCATGGGTTCATCCAAACTCCAGGGAAAATAGAGCTTGCAACAAAACTCCTGAGAATAATGTTCCCATATATCTTATTCATAGGAATAGCCATTCTCGTGACAAGCATCCTGAATTCCTTTAGAATCTTTTTTATTCCCGCACTTGCTCCCAGTATCCTGAATATATGCATGATTACAGCTCTTATATTTTTCTGCCGCAGGATGAAGGAACCAGTAGTAGGCCTGGCAATTGCAGTCCTGATTGGAGGAATAGGGCAACTTGGGATTCAATTATCCAGCTTGATAAAGCGAGGCAGGGGATTTTTTAGAGAACTAAAACCCAGATTTAATCATCCAGCAGCCAAGACGATAGGAACGCTCCTGATTCCTGTCATATTGGGCTCAGGGGTGTATCATATAAACATTCTTGTTGATACATTTCTAGCCTCGTTCTCTCATATAGTAGGCGAAGGAGCTGTATCTGCACTCTATTACGCTAACCGCTTGATACAATTTCCTCAGGCTGTATTTGCCATAGCCCTAGGCACTGTTATTTTACCTGCTATGAGCAGTTTTGCTTCGGAAAATAATATTGATAAACTAAAAGAAACCTTTACCTTTTCCATAAAAATGATTATTTCAATCACTATCCCCTTGAGCGTATTATTCATAGTCCTGAGATTTCAAATCATTCAGTTATTATTTGGATGGGGGAAATTCCAATTCTATTCTATAAAAGCAACAAGTTTTGGACTCTTATGTTATAGCTTTGGACTTGTTGCATATTCAGCTAATCAGATCATTACACGTGCATTCTATTCAGTTAAAGATACAAAAACTCCTCTAAAAATAGCATGCTTAAGCATGATTATGAATGTTATACTTAATTTAGTGCTGATGTGGCCATTAAAGCTAGGAGGACTGGCTCTGGCAACTTCCATTTCTGCTACAGCCAATATGGTGATTCTCTTCATTCTATTTGATAAAAAAATAGCTAAAATAAATTGGCATGGTATAAGGGATACGTTGTCCCGTTTGTTGCCCGGATCAGCAGTAATGGCAATAACCTGCTGGCTTACACTGAGATGCGTAATATCCATAGAAGGAAATTTACTTACAGTACGTCTTATTCAGTTTTTTATCCCTGCTTTTGCTGGAACTATTAGTTTCCTTATCATATCCTACCTCTCAAAACTCAAAGAATTAAGACA